Within Populus trichocarpa isolate Nisqually-1 chromosome 6, P.trichocarpa_v4.1, whole genome shotgun sequence, the genomic segment TGATCACTATTGTACCATCTCATTCTGGGAATTCAGGCACTGAAATAACATATATTAGCTTGTGTAAATTTGTTTGCCTTTGTTTTTGTGGGCCAATCTTTCCATATTTCCATTGATTCAGTTGTTGTGAGTTTATATCTTCGTCTCATCTGTTTTTGTATCTTTGTATTCACCCTTCAGCCATGTAAATATCAAATTGGGAATTCTTGGTCAAAATTAGTGTAGAAGCAGCGGGAACTTCTATAATATTCCATGTAAAACAGATACTTCAAAACCTCTCACCTTTCCGTATCAGCCATATCCAACAAAGCAGAGTGATATCCAAAAGGCTGCTGTGATTGATTTTGGTAGAACACACCGACTTCAAGCTAGCAAAATACAGAGCTCGACGACCATGTCTCTACCACGGGATACTCAGATCCATGGGAAACAGGCacattttgaatgaaaaacatGCAGGTATCGACTGCTTCACATATAAtgtagtgtttttgaaaaaagaaaaaaataataatgataatgatattgaACATCCTCAGAGAATTAATGTAGTTTATAAAGCACTGCCTTCGTTTCCTTAGGATGGGTTAGGTgagagtgtgtttgtttttgtgatcaaataaaaaaaacattttaaaaaaacagttattaCAATTCTAATACTACAAGAGAGTTTCATGATACTACagcttaattttattattcaatcctATGATacaataattagtttattttttcgttttaatgatcaaattgtaaattattttaaactttataaacaATCCTGAAACGTTTCAACTTATGAAGTTCGATCATGATATAATTCTATATCatattttgatattctaattttctttatgAAGTTCTTATAGAACTCCCAGGAACAGTAATAAGGTACAATAATAATTCCTCGTTAGTGTCAATcggtttttaagttttattaacaaaaactccATGACAACATTGTATACCaagacaataataaaatttgattgacCATTAGcgaaaaatttggtttatgtccctaaaatagaaaaattgttAATTAGATCATTTGAGAATTTTGCTGTCTGTCTGTTTGTTTCTAATTAGATAAGTCTGTTTGTTTCTAATTAGAAAAGACTTATCGATTAagttattcataaaaaaataaaagattcgTCAATTAATCAGTTCATTGATCATTTCTAAGAAAGATATTAAACCagtataaatgataaaaattaaactttgacTCTAATCTCTTGAATATGCAtatttgcaaataaaaataacaaaaaataataataatttaagtatttttaacataatacatcaaaagaatataaaataaaaataattttaagcaaaaaaaaattcaattttttaagaaaaacacaatCCAGTGaaactttttctttaattatattaacaaaaatatattgtcacTCGTATAAAGGTATTTCTTATCTAATCTAGttctattttcttaaaactttattataaaGTCATTGGACATTCCAAAGTACGATTGATCCCTAAACGTAGGTGTCGGTAGCAATTGGTGTTCTCAGCTTCCGATTTGTTTCAGGATAAACTTTAAATGGAGCCCTTTTAATCTTATACTCTGAAATGGATTCTCCATTTAGAAGCTGTTCCAGGATTTGATTCGACTAGGAACGAAAAGAACTGGAAGGCAAAGACTGAATAGACAATGCTACTTTAGAGCTGACTAAACTACAGAGACCTTCGGGCCAGAAATTAAGGAGCTCGTGTCTTAAAAAACTTCAACACCAAGTATTCATGGGCTAACTAATCACATACCATTCTCTCAACCATCCAAAACTCACTGGCACCAGTAATGATAGCATTgaacattttaaatttgtggttaataataataataaaatcttaaatttctaACTACCATTAGGTATAAGTTTGTGTTTGTGTAAGGAAGCTGAAGATGGTCACGATGATGCACTTCCAGCGGATTCCAAAATTCTGTGAGCTTCAGTATCTGGTTCAGGTAGTTCGCTTGGAATCTGCCATAACAATTAATTAGTAAATGAAGGAGATGAGATTCATAATCTCCATAATGAAACCAATGGTTGCTAACCTTTCCATATGAGTTTGCTGTTGTAGCGGAGGCACCAGAAGCCAGCAACAATCTAATAACATCAGCATGTTCACCTCTTGCTGCATGGTGAAGAGGCTGCAAAAGGGTTTTAATATCAGTGATTagtgaaatgaaagaaagaatagTGTTACATATACAAGGGTTGACAGGGGGGCGAGGAGGGAGTTTAAAACACAGCTACAGGTCCAATAAACTGTCACTCTAAGAACCCTCGTTAGCTCCCACCAGCTAAAGGACTGGGCAAAGCCACAGCAATGACATCAGCTGACTGGCCCAACACAACAATCCCAACAAGAGTAAAAAGAAACAGGAAACAGGAATcacatcatttcttttttgccCTATTTTCTCCTCCTAACCAATTTCCAGTCAGCTCTAAGAATGCGGCCTCCTACCAAAACTCGAAAACCATTCAATTTATTATTGGAACTCACAGTATCACCCTCATCATCAACTGCCTCTAGCATCCTTTTCACACGCTCTGCACTACTAGCAGTGTTCAGTAGAAGTTGGGCTATCTCAGTAAATCCTGCAGCAGAGAACAAGGGCAGGGAGggagcaaaaaagaaaagttcaaCACTCGTTTTGATAATTTTACGGGGAAAGAATTCAGAACAAGTTGATGGTGATAAATTCTTGTTCTTACCCCCTGCGCAAGCATCGTGCAGAGGAATCGCCCCGTCTTCATCCTTGGCCTCCAAGTTTGCTCCCCTTTCCAAGAGTAGCTACAGAGGAAAG encodes:
- the LOC18100126 gene encoding uncharacterized protein LOC18100126; its protein translation is MAVHLDNLMEEEENEEDNALFEGDGLVDQDSDIPPHLLDLARAAQLGDLDALRNALDNLNGSIDEPVEDGDTALHLTCLYGYLPCVQLLLERGANLEAKDEDGAIPLHDACAGGFTEIAQLLLNTASSAERVKRMLEAVDDEGDTPLHHAARGEHADVIRLLLASGASATTANSYGKIPSELPEPDTEAHRILESAGSASS